The proteins below are encoded in one region of Saccopteryx leptura isolate mSacLep1 chromosome 1, mSacLep1_pri_phased_curated, whole genome shotgun sequence:
- the HRAS gene encoding GTPase HRas isoform X1 → MTEYKLVVVGAGGVGKSALTIQLIQNHFVDEYDPTIEDSYRKQVVIDGETCLLDILDTAGQEEYSAMRDQYMRTGEGFLCVFAINNTKSFEDIHQYREQIKRVKDSDDVPMVLVGNKCDLAARTVESRQAQDLARSYGIPYIETSAKTRQGVEDAFYTLVREIRQHKVRKLSPPDEGGPGCMSCKCLLS, encoded by the exons ATGACGGAATATAAGCTCGTGGTGGTGGGtgctggaggtgtggggaagagcgcCCTGACCATCCAGCTCATTCAGAACCACTTTGTGGACGAGTACGACCCCACTATCGAG GACTCCTACCGGAAGCAAGTGGTCATCGATGGGGAGACGTGTCTGCTGGACATCCTGGACACAGCGGGCCAGGAGGAGTACAGTGCCATGCGGGACCAGTACATGCGCACCGGGGAGGGCTTCCTCTGCGTGTTCGCCATCAACAACACCAAGTCCTTCGAGGACATCCACCAGTACCG AGAGCAGATCAAGCGGGTGAAGGACTCGGATGACGTGCCCATGGTGCTGGTAGGGAACAAGTGTGACCTGGCGGCACGCACGGTGGAGTCTCGGCAGGCTCAGGACCTCGCCCGCAGCTATGGCATCCCCTACATTGAGACTTCAGCCAAGACACGCCAG ggCGTGGAGGACGCCTTCTACACGCTGGTGCGCGAGATCCGGCAGCACAAGGTGCGCAAGCTGAGCCCGCCGGACGAGGGAGGCCCCGGCTGCATGAGCTGCAAGTGCCTGCTCTCCTGA
- the HRAS gene encoding GTPase HRas isoform X2 produces MTEYKLVVVGAGGVGKSALTIQLIQNHFVDEYDPTIEDSYRKQVVIDGETCLLDILDTAGQEEYSAMRDQYMRTGEGFLCVFAINNTKSFEDIHQYREQIKRVKDSDDVPMVLVGNKCDLAARTVESRQAQDLARSYGIPYIETSAKTRQGSRSGSGSSSGTLWDPPGPP; encoded by the exons ATGACGGAATATAAGCTCGTGGTGGTGGGtgctggaggtgtggggaagagcgcCCTGACCATCCAGCTCATTCAGAACCACTTTGTGGACGAGTACGACCCCACTATCGAG GACTCCTACCGGAAGCAAGTGGTCATCGATGGGGAGACGTGTCTGCTGGACATCCTGGACACAGCGGGCCAGGAGGAGTACAGTGCCATGCGGGACCAGTACATGCGCACCGGGGAGGGCTTCCTCTGCGTGTTCGCCATCAACAACACCAAGTCCTTCGAGGACATCCACCAGTACCG AGAGCAGATCAAGCGGGTGAAGGACTCGGATGACGTGCCCATGGTGCTGGTAGGGAACAAGTGTGACCTGGCGGCACGCACGGTGGAGTCTCGGCAGGCTCAGGACCTCGCCCGCAGCTATGGCATCCCCTACATTGAGACTTCAGCCAAGACACGCCAG GGCAGccgctctggctctggctccagCTCCGGGACCCTCTGGGACCCTCCGGGACCCCCGTGA